Genomic DNA from Lepus europaeus isolate LE1 chromosome 15, mLepTim1.pri, whole genome shotgun sequence:
GTTAAGCTCAATTTTCCATGGTTAAAGTTATCTAATGAGTTTTCTATCATGATGGCTATTTATCGGTTTGACTCTTATTTCattgtgttgaaatatttttcGATTCTTGTTCTGTTTTATTGATTTAATCACATTTCTGAGTTTTTGTTCAATTGTAAGTATGCCACACACATCTATATGTCATTATAAAGCTATACATCAGGAATGTAAACCTTATGTATCAAATGAAAAATGCGGCAGGTATGTTTATTATTTCATAtaccttctttttcatttttattttttgtttttttctttctttataatttttgggataacatattttttcaaatatttattgatataaacattttatgaatttcataggaacagttccaagaagacaaccgtAATTCTCTCATGCCCTTACTTCAACAatcctttttcctcctttccctctcttcatcaatttttacaaagccataattttaatccactctatattcatcAGCTTATTCTTACCCTAATCATAATAGcccacaagtaaaaagtaggaagaccacagtgccacaggaataaaaagagctaaaaatgacaattatATCTGAAAATTATCACTTCAACTTTATACTTTTTTTGATATTGTATATTAACTGCCATATGTCAGagtaaacacatgaaatttgtctttttgagactggattatttcattaggcataatggtttccagttgcagtCAAAaacttaatgttccactaaataaagagttcaactaacTGAAGatagaccatagttcagcaggaatatagtcAAGGCCTGTAAACAATAACaacattttaataaacaaatatttctgtatatCTATGTGAACTAGAAATGGTGTAAACTTTAGGAATACATTCATCAATCCATTCAACAATATTTGTTGAGAGTCTTTTATTCTTCACTAAATGCAGATTCATGAAGTTATAACAGTGAACAAAAGCACAACTAGTTGAATAGAATTTAAATATCGGTGGCATAGACCAGCAAGTATTAAATGTATATGAAGCTTTCTATTTTGTAGCATATAGAATAATTCtttaatttaattataatataaatcctgtaaaataagttatttatttgttttataggTAAGTAAACTGAGatttacaaaagtaaatgtttcaTAATAGATGGGTCAGCCAGTTAGTAGCAGAGTTAATCTATAAGGTTTCAATATACATTATAAGGCCATCGTGGCCATTCAAAAAAAGTCTTGATATATTGCTTAAAGCACTTAtaactaacatttttattttaattattatacttTACATTTTGATAActcttttacaaaaataatatgattttgGCATCTAAATATCTTACTGAAACCTCTAGTATTGAACTACTGGTGAAGTTTTCACAAAGAGTGATGAATTAATTTTGACAAAAAAAGTTTATCTTGAGTCCAGGCTTCTACTGATtattagatcttaaaaaaatttctgactATTTCTCTTAATGCTGTTTAGATTTTAACTAAAGCAAATATCATCCTTAAAGAGAAATGAGTTATTATGCTTAGTCCATCACCACAATTTGTCAAAGAAATGTGGTATTAGTTATTTTgcagtttttgaaattcttttcaacttttatttaataaatataaatttccaaagtaccacttttgaattatagaagcttttccccccataacctccctcccacccacaaccatcccttctcccactccctctcccatcccattcttcatcatgattcattttcaattatctttatatacagaaaatcagcttattatatactaagtaaagatttcaacagactacacccacaaagacacacagagtataggtactgtttgagtagtagttttaccattaatttgcatagtgcaGTTTTCTTGCAAGTAATACTTTTGTATGAAATTTCcttcaacaaaaatatttaacatcccatgtgggatgttaaGGACCTATGGGTCTTAATAAAACTGATATCCATTTGGCACCTTTTGTGTAGCactagtatttatttttactttcactgtattttcatttgctaAAAATTCACAGCTGaggtaggggcaggcatttggtacaataGTTAAGTCATTACTTGAGATGCTTGTGTAGCATATTGGAAAGtaagtttgaatcctagctctgatctccatttcattttcttactAATTCATACTCTGGGTCTttgtcacccatataggagacctggattgaattactGACTCTTGACTTTTTCTCACTCAGTCCTAGCTTTGCAGGAACTTGGGGAGGGAATCATTAGATGTGAGATCTCACCCTGTCACCTTGTCACCTTCCATCTGtctattttcctttgtttcttttcctttaaaataaaataaataagcaaaaataagaatTTCAGTTTAAATGAAGTGTTAGGGAGAAACTTTATGAGCATGGTTGGGCTGGGTTGTAGGGAGCAACTCTTTAGAGCTGGGGTATGGATTTACCAGTAGAAGAAATGAATGGAGGGTATTATGGGCACAATGACTTCTCATAACAAACTATTTGTTGCTATTTTCCCTCAAAGGGATGGATGGATCTACATTCTTTTCAGTCATCTGATTGATTAGTGCACAAACAATATTCCTTGAACAAAAGGAGGATGATGAACACACACCCAGAGGTCAAATTTATTATTTCAACCTGTTGGTCTGGATAATCATCTACTGAAATAGCTGCATAATAAGccaagaaaaggaggaggaaaatggAACAATATAGAATActaatgtcacttttttttaacattaggtTTGAAAAAGCAGATTTCACATTATCTATCCTGTGAGAGAAGAAATACAGCAGATCTACTTTAAGACAATTAAACCTCAGATTGAAGGGTATGAATGGCCTGGATAAAGTCATGAAAtaaatggatagaagattcaaTTGAGGATGGTATCATTTCAAATTCAGTGATTTCCAGTCTAACAGAGAATAGTAAGAGTATGTGAAATTACATAATAGAATGGAATCGCAAAATAGATAATATAATGCATGTTTTGAGGCTATGTAAGGTATACTTGAAGCCATGTTTTAACCCACATTCTCCATAGGAGGCATTAAGTTGTTGTCTGTTGTTTGTATGGGTGAGAAGCTATGGTAAGTTTCAACACCAGTTTCAGTGAAGGGTTCATTTTGGTGGGCTTTTCAGATTGGCCTCAATTGGAACTCTTcttttttgtgttcattttaattttctactcCCTAACGATCTTGGGCAACACCACGATTATTATCCTGTCTCGGCTGGACCTTCGGTTGCACACACCCATGTACTTCTTTCTGTCCCACCTCTCATTCCTGGACCTCTGCTTTACCTCCAGCACTGTGCCGCAGCTTCTGATCAACCTTCATGGACTTGACAGGACCATCAGCTATGGAGGGTGTGTAGCACAGCTGTTTATCTACCTTGCACTGGGTTCCACTGAGTGTGTGCTCCTGGTGGTAATGGCCATTGACCGCTATGCAGCTGTGTGTCGTCCACTCCATTACACAACCATAATGCACCCCTGTCTGTGCCAGACAATGGCTATTGCTTCTTGGTTGGGAGGCTTTGTGAACTCTCTGATTCAGACAGGTCTGGTGATGGCCATGCCTCTCTGTGGCTATAGACTGAACCACTTCTTTTGTGAGATGCCTGTATTCCTGAAGTTGgcatgtgaggacacagaaggAACAGAAGCAAAGATGTTTGTAGCCCGAGTCATAATATTGGTTGTTCCTGCAGCTCTAATTCTAGTGTCCTATGTACACATTGTTAGGGCAGTTCTGAGAGTCAAATCAATGGCTGGACGTAGAAAGGCATTTGGAACTTGTGGGTCTCACTTGCTggtggttttccttttttatggctCAGCCATCTACACATATCTTCAACCTATCCACAGTTATTCTGAGAGTGAGGGAAAATTTGTTGCCCTTTTCTATACTATAGTTACTCCCATCCTCAATCCTCTGATTTATACCTTAAGGAATAAGGATGTGAAAGGAGCTCTATGGAAAGTGCtaatgagaggcagagactcAGGGTAGGAGGGAAAACCAGGGCCAGTAAAAGTTTCTGTATTAGCTCATTCTGTTCCTTGGAGGAGTTAGTCATTAACAGCTTTCAGTAGTTTTTGGAGTTTTAGTGTTTTCCATGATTGGGATTTGGATGCAGATATGTCTCAGGACCCCTTCTATTTCAGCACTTAAGAACATTGTGCAGCAAAGAGTAAGTATTTCCTTGGGAATGAACTTGAGTAATGAATGTATTATGATAACATGTGGAGACTGGAGATGGATCCTAAGTAAGGGGGGGAAGTGACAAAAGACCTAATGTGAACTGACAACTACTTTGCCAGTCAATGATTTCCAATAAAGTAACATGTAGATGGCACTGAACCCAAAACAGAGTATAGGATATGAGCCCCTGTCCTCTCACATATCAAGGGTCCATTTCTCAAGTGTATCATATGTAATTTTATCCTATGATACTTGGAGAAAATAAGATCATGAACAAAGTTACTTTATGAAGCAGACAGAGTTTTAGATATGAATGTAATTTACCCacttgaagaaaaaggaaaaatgattagGGTGGCATTGAGTAAAAGAATACATCAATGTTTCATCAGCCACACTGTTTCAGGAATGCTGTTGGGTGTCATGAACAATATAGTTTTCATGCAAGAGAAAACAgaatatgaaaggaaaaaaacccTGACAAATATCAATATAAAATGAAGTATGTTGGAAAGTAGAAAGAATAACAgctataaaaacaggaaaaaggatTCCAGTGTTCAAGATTGGTGGGAGACTCTAGAGCCACTCAGCAAAATTGTGAAGACAATGAATATCTAAAACTCTACCACTGTCATTTTATTCCATGAATTTAAATGACAATTTCATCTTAATGTGCAGGTGTCTTTATTAATGACCTTTTACTGTCTTGGTAGAATTCAGGTTGAATGAATCATTTTGTAATCCAGAAATAATAATTagtgtttatttaatatttgaaaatatcctTTCATATTTTCATCAATCCTTATAAATACATTGTAATAATCAGTTCTTTTGTATTTACTATTTATTCACcatgaaactgaggctcaaagagtTTAACTCACTTTTCCAAATTCACTGTCACATATGAAGTGAAGCTGAATCTGGCTTTGTTACACTAAATTTATACTGTGCCACTACACTCTGCCAATTCTCATTTCTTGAGAGTCAACTTTTATAGAAAAAGACAGATTGAACACGAAAGTTGTTGAAGAAGGAAGGACTCAGATGTGAATTTTATGTTTCACATTTTTTCACCAGAggattatttatttcctttcattaAACTAATGAATCTTGTAATAATTATCATTTCCAGAGAtatctgtattttgttttttgtcattgcttttttgaaattttgaaattctatgtattttcaatactttattaaaatttttatgcatATCAAGAAATGTGCTTAAATGTTCAGATCAATGAGTTTGTCATATGATCACCCTCCTAACCAACACCAAAGAACAAAGCATTACTGCTACCTCAAGTACCCTTGTTATCCTcccatttgttttttcttaacaTGTGAAACAAGAGTATATTGTGATTTACATggcatgattcagtgaagcaaaaTTTATAGTCATTTATCAAATGAtctgacatccacacaatttttatcctCCCTATATagattaactaccacaaataagaaaaacaatgatatttttcttcttgggtctggcttatttcactcggcATAAATATCTCCAGTTGCTTTCTCCTgtggcaaatggcaggatttcatttttgtggcctagtaatattccattaaatgcatataacacattttctactTAAAATTAATAGACATACAAAAATTGTGCACAGTGGTATGCTGTGTTGTTTCATCACAGGCATACATTGTGTAGTGTCCATCaggataaaatattatttcaaatattttgcagttCTCTGTAGTAAAAATATTCTAAGTCCTAACttctaagtttttttaaagagaacgatgtacagtacattaacattACTTACAGTCATCTTAATTTGCAACATAATCCCAGAACATCTTCCTGTTATCTAGAAATAACCTGGAATCtatcaataaaactttttaattaaacttttatttaatgaatataaatttccaaagtacagcttatgggttacaatggcttccccctcccaaaatttccctcccacccacaaccctcccctttcccgctccctctccccttccaatcacatcatgattcattttcaattctctttatatacagaagatcagtttagtatatattaggtaatgatttcaacagtttgcccccataaagtaacacaaagtgaaaaaaaatactgttggagtactagttatagcattaaataagagtgtacagtacattaaagacagagatcttacataatgtatttttttaaaaattaattaattttctatgccatttccaatttaacaccaggtttttccttttttcatttccaattatctttatatacagaagatcgattcagtatataattagtaaagatctcatcagtttgtacccatgcagaaacacaaagtgtaaaaatactgtttcagtactagttatagcatcactgcacattagacaatttACAGCCTTCCCTCTCCACTTGCCTCCTCAGCCATTGTtaaccaccattatattttttcttctatgaGAGCAGTTGTTCTTTAGATTtgaaaacatgtaatatttgtctttcagtgcttggcttattttacttaccaTAATTAACTCCAATCTATCCATGTTGTTATATATGACATGACTTAATCCCCTTTTAAGATTTGTGTATATTTCATTGTGCTGTGTACTACAGTCTATTCATTGATGGATGAACAcagattgtttccattttgttaatgttgctgcagtaaacatggaagtgcaaatgtctattttacagatgaacttCATTTCTCCTGGATATAGCCTACACTGAGATTGCTGGATATACAGTAGTTGCATTTCTAGCTTCTTGAGGAAACTCCATAATGTATTCCATGATGGatttactaatttacattctacAAACAATGCATAAGTGTTTCCCATTCTGTGCATCTTtgtcaatatttgttattttttgcctttttgtaCTATTTAGTCTTAATGTTCTGAAGTTTTATTTCaccatgattttgattttgagtTTCATATTTAgtgatattgaatatttttcatgtacctattggtcatttgtatgtgtttcattgaaaatttctgtttatgtaatgcacattttaaataagattattatcatttttttgctattgagttatttGACATTAACCACTTACCAGGTAtaaagcttgcaaatattttttttcctcttctataggttgtctcttcactctgttgcttCCTTAGCTGTGCAAAggttttttagtttgatgtagttCCATTTgtctttgtttacttttattaaaTGTGATTTTGCTGTTCTGTTCAGAAAATTATTGCGTATCTCAATGCCATcgaatattttaaagttttagatTCACATTTAGgtttttagtccattttgagttaatttgatTCAAGGGGAATCTagattcattcttttgcatgtggatatatatttttttcaacacattttttaaaagactctcctttcctttttattcatttcaacttttatttaataaatataaattcccaaagtacaacttttgagatatagcagcttttccctccataacttcctcccacccgcaaccatcccacctcccaatcccactcccatcccattcttcatcatgattcattttcaattatctttatatacagaagatcaactttatatatattaagtaaagattcaacagactgcacccacaaagacacacaaagtatagagtactgtttgagtagtagttttaccattaattctcatagtacaacacattaagggcagaggtcctacatggggagcaggtgcacagtgactcccgttgtcgatttaacaattgacactctaatttatgatgGCAATAataacccaaggctcttgtcatgagctgccaaggctatggaagcctcttgaattcaccaactccaatcttatttagacaaggcaatatacaaagtgaaagttctctcctccctacagagGAAGGTACtgacttctttgatggcccgttctctctgctgggatctcactcacagagatatctaatttaggtcaattttttttttgccaaagtgtcttggctttccatgcctgaaatactctcatgggcttttcagccacacaggattccttaagggctgattctgagatcagagtgctacttaaagctattgtcattttatgagtctgctgtacagACTGCTTCctatgtaggatcattctctccttttaattctatcaattatatgcagacactggtcttatttatgtaatccctttgacacttaatcctatctttttgatcaattatgaacttaaactgatcactttcacaagtaaggtggcattggtacatgccaccttgatgggattgaattggaatcccctgttaCATTTCTAGCTCTAACATTAGTGGTAAGTAccattgagcatgtgctgaactgtgcatctcctctctctcttattcttactcttatatttaacaggcatcacttttcagttaaattaaaatgactaagaataattgtgtgttaattaaagagttcaaccaatggtattaagtagaacaaaaaaaaaaaaacactaaaaggagcaagttgttcctcgacagtcagaaGGACTGATCAAGacgttgtttctcatagtgtccatttcacttcaacaggtttccttgtaagtgctcagttagttgtcaccgatcagggagaacatatgatatttatccctgtgggactggcttaattcattcagcatgatgtgttccagattcctccattttcttgcaaatgactggatttcattgtttttttttttactgctgcatagtattctatggagtacatgtcccataatttctttatccagtctactgttgatgagcatttgggttgattccaggtcttatctattgtgaattgagctgcaataaatattaaggtgcagaccgcttttttgtttgccaatttaatttcctttgggtaaattccaaggagtggtatggctgggttgtatggtagggttatattcaggtttctgaggaatctccagactgacttccatagtggctttaccagtttatattcccaccaacagtgggttagtgtgcctttctccccacatcctcaccaacatatgttgttgttgatttctgaatgtgagcaattctcaccggggtgagatgaaacctcattgtggttttgatgtgaatttccttgattgctagtgatcctgagcatgttttcatgtgtctgttggccatttggatttcctcttttgaaaaatgtctattgagttccttggcccatctcttaagtgagttgtttgttttattgttgtggagtttcttgatctctttgtagattctggttattaatcctttatctgttgcatagcttgTCAATATtatttcccattctgtcaattgcctcttcactttcctgactgttttttgaagtacagagacttctcaatttggtgtaatcccagttgttaattttggcttttactgcctgtgcctctggggtctaaAAGACTCTCCTTTCAATGtatgttcttagcacctttgtcataCATCAGCTGTCTATAGCACTTTTGGTTTACTTATTAGAGCTCTAATCTGTTACATTCATCTAGGGATCTATTTTATTACCAGTACAATACTGTTTAATtactgtatcttttaaaaaatattttaattgaagtGTATAATGCCTTCCGAATTGTTTTATttgttcaagattgttttgggTCTGAAGTCTTTTTTCATTACATACAagttttacaagtatttatatAGCTTTGTAAAAATGTCTTTGGGGTTTTGATAAGTATTGCATTGCTTTGGGCAATATGCATATGTTAACAGTTCTGATTCTtttgttttctaacttttatttaatgaatataaatttccaaagtacagcttatggattacaatggcttcccccccataacttccctcccacccataaccctcccctttcccgctccctctccccttccattcacatcaagattcatttttaattctctttatatacagaagatcagtttagtatatattaagtaaagatttcaacagtttgcccccacaagcaacaccaagtgaaaaaatactgttggactactagttatagcattaaataacagtgtacagcacgttaaagacaaagatcctacatgatattttttaaaaattaattaattttctatgcaatttccaacttaacaccaggttgttgttttttttcattttcaattatctttacatacagaagattgattcagtatatacaaagtaaagatttcatcagtttgcacccacacagacacacaaagtgtaaaaatactattttagtactagttatagcatcacttcacattagacaacacattaaggacagatcccacaagagatgtaagtacacagtgactcctgttgttgattcaacaattagacactcttgtttatggcgtcagtaatctccctaagctgtagtcatgaattgccaaggctatggaagcctttagggtttgccaactttgatcttattctggtagggtcatagtcaaagtggaagttctctcctcccttcagagaaaggtacctcctcctttgatggccgcattctttccactgggatctcacttgcagagatcttccatttgggtcttcttttttttttttccagggtgtcttggctttccatgcctacaatactctcatgggctcttcagccatatccgaatgccttaagggctgattctgaggccagagtgctatttaggaccttctctaggattgaccacatactaggccataaagcaagtctcagcaaattcaaaagaattagaatcatgccatgcattttctcagaccacaaaggaatgaaattggaaattagcaactcgggaatccctagagcatatgcaaacacatggagactgaacaacatgctcctgaatgaacaatgggtcatagaagaaattagaagagaaatcaaaaattttctggaagtaaatgaggataacagcacagcataccaaaacctatgggttacaacaaaagcagtgttaagaagaaagtttatatcaataggtgcctacatcaagaaattggaaaggcaccaaatagatgagctttcagttcgtctcaaggatctagaaaatctgcagcaaaccaaacccaaatctagtaggagaagagaaataattaaaatcagagaagaaatcaacaggattgaatccaaaaacacattacaaaaagtcagccaaacgaggagctggttttttgaaaaaaataaaaaaaattgacaccccattggaccaactaaccaacaaaagaagagaaaagacccaaataaataaaatcagagatgaaaaaggaaacgtaacaacagacaccacagaaataaaaagaatcatcagaaattactacaaggacttgtatgccagcaaacagggaaatctatcagaaatggacagattcctggacacatacaacctacctaaattgagccaggaagacatagaaaacctaaacagacccataactgagacagaaattgaaacagtaataaaggccctcccaacaaagaaaagcccaggaccagatggattcactgctgagttctaccacacatttagagaagaactaactccaattcttctcaaactattcagagcaatcgaaaaagagggaatcctcccaaattctttctatgaagccagcatcaccttaattcctaagccagaaaaaagatgcagcattgaaataaTTCTGATTCTTTAAATACATGGACACAGGATCACTTTGAATTTCTTTATATCCTCTTTAATTTATTTCACCAATGCTGTAAAGATTCCATTGTGGAAATATTTCACTTCTCTAGTTAAATTTGTTCCCAGGTTTTCTTTGAAGTCACTGGAAATTGGTGTCTGAATGCTTTTTAAGATGAGTCACTATTGGTGTATAATAAAACTGATTTTACATGTTACTTTGTAACTTCCAACTTCACTGAAATtgcttattaattttaaaaattttaatcatcTTAAGAGGTATTTGTTTTCTGTCTGTATAAGATCTTGTCATCTGTAAAAAatgacaatttgacttcctcttttcccatatcctttgtttctttttctcgcacaattgctctagctagGGCTTCCTATAGCATGTTGAAAACAAAAACTCTGAAAGTTGATATCCTTAACTTCAGATCATAGAGAgaaaaaattttgatttaaaatttattttatctgatagagTTTTGACTACTTCTGctttcttggatttctttttagggaatatcttttctttttttaaaaaattatattaacaaaaaGAGAACAGACCTCATGTATTTCCTCAGTACAAATCTGAGACTCTAACCATAATGCCCTTCCTTCCCTTCACTCTGCTTATatccctttattttcttccttcctttccttttatttaattttttaaaatacacaattcCAGTCAATACTCACTGGTTTAATGCAAACTGAGCATGATATTCATCAAGTGAGAAGTAGAAAGCCACAGTTCTACAGGACCATAAGCAAGAGCTagaaacaacaatcaaatcaggAAATGTCTCTTttgttcctatacattttttgtatactatactttttgtttttctttctttttttgttttgttttgtatactatattaattaccacacaTCAGAGTATATGTatcatatttgtccttttggaactggcttatttaaaTAAGCATACTGGTTTCTACTTGTATCCACTTTGCTGCAAAAgtcaggatttaatttttttgtggctgagtactATTCAATTGTGTATATgcatcacaatttctttatcaagtcatgAGTTGACGGGCATCTggtttgattctatatcttggctattttgaattgggatgcaataaacatggggttacatattattctttcatatgctgatttcatttcaattggtaaaattccaaggagtgggatggcttggtcttagggtagatctattttcaggtttctttttgttgaaagcttttgtttaataaatataaatttcatagatacagtttttAGAATATAGCagttcccccatacccaccctcccaccctcactctcatcccacctcctgctccatctcccataccattcttcattaagattcatttttaataatctttatataaagaagatcaactctatactaagtaaagatttcaacagtttgcacccacacagacacccaaagtataaagtactgtttgaagactagttttactgttaattctcatagtacaactatTAAGGActgagggaagttattggggggaatccattgtaatccttaggctgtactttggaaatttatattcatgaaataaaagttaaaaaaaagaaccagattTCATccctttttactgctgtgtagtattccatagtgtacatatgcccaatttctttttccactctttggctgatggacatttaggttgct
This window encodes:
- the LOC133774167 gene encoding olfactory receptor 2Y1; this encodes MVSFNTSFSEGFILVGFSDWPQLELFFFVFILIFYSLTILGNTTIIILSRLDLRLHTPMYFFLSHLSFLDLCFTSSTVPQLLINLHGLDRTISYGGCVAQLFIYLALGSTECVLLVVMAIDRYAAVCRPLHYTTIMHPCLCQTMAIASWLGGFVNSLIQTGLVMAMPLCGYRLNHFFCEMPVFLKLACEDTEGTEAKMFVARVIILVVPAALILVSYVHIVRAVLRVKSMAGRRKAFGTCGSHLLVVFLFYGSAIYTYLQPIHSYSESEGKFVALFYTIVTPILNPLIYTLRNKDVKGALWKVLMRGRDSG